One window from the genome of Bacillus tianshenii encodes:
- a CDS encoding DUF2460 domain-containing protein yields the protein MTWFDKTSYIQSFADDLTDLFQNEGWNNFLKYRIYKGQKFGDVRLFRSKGTDGQIRHLGMVHGYDTSASKFNDQRIIFNDTNFGKLGIADGTQVEFQVKILPISDDEPFTLHIDDVPVNEAEYEVDLVTGRVTFDTPPEPGQVVSATYKLAWNAPEPPNRLIFFTFKTVYLQEKKGTTTGITIGNGDGVKIIFKTPSGPIKDGTLKVYLDNNLVDSAEYTVDLETGDITFNTAPSSGKVVSVSYTKIVPGNVALKLADGDGTTTEFYTPSSPIKSGTLKVYIDAQFVDATEYTVDNETGLITFNTAPPLGSEITVDYTSLAGGIPVGTANTTINDYEVDSFNPDDIESLMEAVYQSLVYMIPSPPTVMSFVSTDQFSAAWQRDSYMYYWGQANKDRITGIFRPDAAGGADEAYFSPFYAGKVKLFDQSPRMNMALISGTRDSDEIKYSPGSKLGPVIIDYGAETSNGNDSVLIQQSIGGAYYQKYYLSFFTHDKAIDPLNDGRLNPSKYTDKHHFSRIFIVHPNDGEVGELDDMYACHPKGISQTDDLEVEETVTNEWLGDGNSERKTFDTKRTAQTGTLQVQVDCSAVIEGSDYTYNPDTKTIEFTTPPTAGAKVLASYLYKQKYRYSLPTTPRTPFCIENVSPFAPIGVAILVDNLT from the coding sequence ATGACGTGGTTTGATAAAACCTCATATATTCAAAGCTTTGCTGATGATTTAACTGACCTTTTTCAAAATGAAGGCTGGAATAATTTCTTGAAATATCGAATATACAAAGGGCAAAAATTCGGAGATGTCCGTTTGTTTCGCTCAAAAGGGACAGACGGGCAGATAAGACACTTGGGTATGGTGCATGGTTATGATACTAGCGCTTCTAAATTTAATGATCAGCGTATTATTTTTAACGATACTAACTTTGGAAAACTAGGAATAGCTGATGGAACACAAGTTGAATTTCAAGTTAAAATCCTTCCTATTAGCGACGATGAACCCTTTACGCTGCATATAGATGATGTGCCAGTCAATGAAGCAGAATATGAAGTTGATTTAGTGACTGGTAGAGTGACGTTCGATACGCCTCCGGAACCTGGTCAAGTTGTTTCGGCAACATACAAATTAGCTTGGAATGCACCAGAGCCTCCAAATAGGCTTATTTTTTTTACGTTTAAAACCGTATATCTTCAAGAAAAGAAAGGAACGACCACAGGAATTACCATTGGTAACGGAGATGGTGTGAAAATTATCTTCAAAACACCTTCTGGACCAATTAAAGACGGAACTTTGAAAGTTTATTTAGATAATAATCTAGTTGATTCTGCAGAGTATACAGTTGATTTGGAAACCGGAGACATTACTTTTAATACCGCCCCTTCAAGCGGGAAGGTTGTTTCCGTATCATATACTAAAATCGTTCCAGGAAATGTAGCTTTAAAACTTGCTGATGGAGATGGAACTACAACAGAATTTTATACACCGTCTTCTCCTATCAAAAGCGGAACTTTAAAGGTATACATTGATGCACAGTTTGTTGACGCCACAGAGTATACAGTAGACAACGAAACAGGTCTAATCACTTTTAATACAGCTCCGCCATTAGGTTCTGAAATAACAGTAGATTATACATCTTTAGCAGGTGGAATACCGGTAGGAACTGCAAATACCACTATAAATGATTATGAAGTAGACTCATTTAATCCTGATGATATAGAAAGTTTGATGGAAGCTGTATATCAATCACTTGTTTATATGATTCCGTCACCACCTACCGTAATGTCATTTGTATCTACTGATCAATTTAGTGCAGCGTGGCAACGCGACTCCTATATGTATTATTGGGGGCAAGCCAATAAGGACCGGATAACAGGAATCTTTCGTCCTGATGCAGCTGGTGGAGCTGATGAGGCTTATTTTTCCCCTTTCTACGCAGGCAAGGTTAAGCTGTTTGACCAATCGCCAAGAATGAATATGGCGCTCATATCAGGAACAAGAGATTCCGATGAAATCAAATACAGCCCTGGAAGCAAGTTGGGGCCTGTGATAATCGATTACGGAGCAGAAACATCAAACGGAAATGATAGTGTCTTGATTCAGCAATCGATTGGAGGAGCGTATTATCAAAAATATTATTTGAGCTTCTTTACACATGATAAGGCCATTGATCCATTAAATGATGGGCGCTTGAATCCATCTAAATATACTGACAAACATCATTTCAGTCGAATATTTATCGTTCACCCCAATGATGGAGAAGTCGGGGAACTCGATGATATGTATGCATGTCACCCGAAAGGTATTTCTCAAACGGATGATTTAGAGGTTGAAGAAACCGTTACCAACGAATGGCTTGGAGACGGAAATAGTGAACGTAAAACCTTTGATACAAAGCGAACAGCTCAAACAGGTACGCTGCAGGTTCAGGTAGATTGTTCAGCAGTAATAGAAGGTTCTGATTACACTTATAACCCTGACACGAAGACAATTGAATTTACAACCCCACCGACAGCTGGAGCAAAAGTTCTAGCAAGTTATTTATATAAACAAAAGTATCGATATTCATTACCTACTACACCGCGAACACCGTTTTGTATTGAAAATGTGAGTCCGTTTGCTCCAATTGGAGTGGCGATATTAGTTGATAATCTTACGTAA
- a CDS encoding Low copy number virion structural protein: MVFETSYLGGGRLDPPFYPTKPKPYTLGRRITIPNGTGPVIDSFTLSFDVELIAVAVDARRNEELDRWDLKVNSNLVIESSYIKRVPQGIYLMAIVPVKAGEKIELIYHNDSGSNKSVAVDFSMLRD; the protein is encoded by the coding sequence TTGGTTTTTGAAACGAGTTATCTAGGCGGAGGTCGCCTTGACCCACCGTTTTATCCAACGAAGCCAAAACCATACACGCTTGGAAGGCGCATCACCATACCAAATGGCACAGGACCTGTAATAGATTCTTTCACACTTTCATTCGATGTTGAGCTGATTGCTGTTGCAGTTGATGCTAGACGAAATGAAGAGTTGGACAGATGGGATTTGAAAGTGAACAGCAATCTCGTTATTGAATCATCTTATATCAAACGTGTGCCGCAAGGTATATATCTAATGGCCATCGTTCCCGTGAAAGCCGGTGAAAAAATAGAACTCATTTATCACAACGACAGCGGCAGTAATAAATCTGTAGCTGTCGATTTTTCTATGTTAAGAGATTAG